Proteins co-encoded in one Setaria viridis chromosome 9, Setaria_viridis_v4.0, whole genome shotgun sequence genomic window:
- the LOC117835378 gene encoding xyloglucan galactosyltransferase KATAMARI1 homolog → MNPTPVAENFQNKAMDAVDKPDAGSGAVIRSPRMCHLVILSTAFWALVLYSCMQGSDGGVASVLFKPAAFSLPKLSSVVPVDRRPPSEQPPASVAPAVNRSVTAPADDRCAGRYIYMYDLPPRFNADLVRGCRNLSPWMDMCPYLANCGMGPALGDEGGVFQARGWYATDQFTLEIISHCRMKRYGCLTGDPSLASAVYVPFYAAMDAGRYFFNATSTRDALALDLAEWLVRRPEWCAMGGRDHFMVAGRTSWELERKADVDEEWGTKLLTLPAIRNMTALILETSPWDRDNFGTSEARTWSSLAIPYPTYFHPEAAADVAAWQEKVRRAERPWHFSFAGAPRPGSKKTIRAEIIRQCGASSRCNLFDCGSGASCYWPGGATRVFESSEFCLQPRGDTLTRRSTFDAILAGCIPVFFHPGSAYTQYKLHFPSDPNSWSVLIMHTDVTGRNVSIEETLSRISPEAVRAMREEVIRLIPRVVYADPRSTRLDFKDAFDIALDAVIDRVAKRRRGAVFGRVS, encoded by the coding sequence ATGAATCCCACCCCCGTCGCTGAAAACTTCCAGAACAAAGCCATGGACGCCGTCGACAAGCCCGatgccggcagcggcgccgtGATCCGGTCACCCCGGATGTGCCACCTCGTCATTCTATCCACCGCATTCTGGGCCCTGGTGTTGTACTCCTGCATGCaaggcagcgacggcggcgtcgcgtcCGTGCTGTTCAAGCCAGCTGCGTTCTCCCTGCCGAAGCTGTCCAGCGTCGTCCCTgtcgaccggcgccctccatcCGAGCAGCCACCGGCGTCGGTCGCGCCGGCGGTGAACCGGAGCGTCACGGCGCCGGCCGACGACCGTTGCGCGGGACGGTACATCTACATGTACGACCTGCCACCGCGCTTCAACGCCGATCTCGTCCGCGGCTGCCGGAACCTCTCGCCGTGGATGGACATGTGCCCGTACCTGGCCAATTGCGGCATGGGCCCGGCGCTGGGCGACGAGGGCGGCGTCTTCCAGGCCCGCGGCTGGTACGCCACCGACCAGTTCACGCTCGAGATCATCTCCCACTGCCGGATGAAGCGCTACGGGTGCCTCACCGGCGACCCCTCCCTCGCCTCCGCGGTTTACGTGCCGTTCTACGCCGCCATGGACGCCGGGAGGTACTTCTTCAACGCCACCTCGACGCGGGACGCGCTCGCCCTCGACCTCGCCGAGTGGCTGGTGCGGCGCCCGGAGTGGTGCGCCATGGGCGGCCGCGATCACTTCATGGTGGCCGGGCGGACCTCGTGGGAGCTGGAGCGGAAGGCCGACGTGGACGAGGAGTGGGGCACCAAGCTGCTCACCCTCCCGGCCATCCGGAACATGACGGCGCTCATCCTGGAGACCAGCCCGTGGGACCGGGACAATTTCGGAACAAGCGAGGCTCGGACCTGGAGCAGCCTCGCGATACCTTACCCGACGTACTTCCACCCGGAGGCGgccgccgacgtcgccgcctGGCAGGAGAAGGTGCGGAGGGCGGAGCGCCCGTGGCACTTCTCGttcgccggcgcgccgcggcccGGGAGCAAGAAAACGATCCGCGCGGAGATCATCCGGCAGTGCGGCGCGTCGAGCCGCTGCAACCTGTTCGActgcggcagcggcgccagCTGCTACTGGCCGGGCGGCGCCACGCGCGTGTTCGAGAGCTCGGAGTTCTGCCTGCAGCCGCGCGGGGACACCCTGACGCGGCGGTCCACGTTCGACGCCATCCTGGCCGGCTGCATCCCGGTGTTCTTCCACCCGGGTTCGGCGTACACGCAGTACAAGCTGCACTTCCCGAGCGACCCCAACAGCTGGTCGGTGCTCATCATGCACACCGACGTGACCGGCCGGAACGTCAGCATCGAGGAGACGCTGAGCAGGATCTCGCCGGAGGCGGTGAGGGCGATGCGGGAGGAGGTGATCAGGCTCATCCCGAGGGTGGTGTACGCGGACCCGAGGTCGACGCGCCTGGATTTCAAGGACGCGTTCGATATAGCCTTGGATGCGGTCATTGATCGGGTGGCTAAGCGGCGCCGGGGCGCGGTCTTTGGCCGGGTGTCCTGA
- the LOC117840164 gene encoding xyloglucan galactosyltransferase KATAMARI1 homolog, producing the protein MASQIQTDEATKLTTSFEVNLQKDAEGAAGKHSGGGGVLRPSRICHLAILSTAFWAFVFFLHYSSTQGDGGGVASVLFKQAAFSLPPLLSGNTADRGRTPPEQPPPPSALSVQARSPPAVEAAAHLDRSATAPPGDRCAGRYIYMYELPPRFNDDLVRDCKKLWRFYDMCPLLANSGMGRPLGDEGGVFFPHGWYATNQFTLDLIFHVRMKGYDCLTGDPSLAAAVYVPFYASLDGGRHMWNSTSLRDALGVDLVAWLAERPPWRAMGGRDHFMVAGRTAWDFRRYDDVDEQWGTKLLNFPAVQNMTVLVLETSPWRRANFAVPYPTYFHPEAAADVAAWQEKVRGAERTWLFAFAGAPHPWQRETVRPQIFQQCGASSRCKLFRCSGKGDANSCKSPGAVMRVFEISEFCLQPRGDSLTRRSMFDAILAGCIPVFFHPGSAYTQYTLHLPKEPNSWSVLIMHTEVSERNVSIEERLSKIPPETVKAMREEVIRLIPRVVYADPTSRRVDFKDAFDVAVEAVIDRVAKRRRGDADAR; encoded by the coding sequence ATGGCTAGCCAGATACAAACCGATGAAGCCACGAAGCTCACCACCAGCTTCGAAGTAAACTTGCAGAAAGATGccgagggcgccgccggcaagcacagcggcggcggcggcgtgctccgGCCTTCCCGGATATGCCACCTCGCCATCCTCTCCACCGCCTTCTGGGCTTTCGTGTTCTTCCTGCACTACTCAAGCACTCaaggcgacggcggaggcgtgGCGTCCGTCCTCTTCAAGCAGGCGGCGTTCTCCCTTCCTCCCCTGCTGTCCGGCAACACAGCCGACCGCGGGCGCACTCCACccgagcagccgccgccgccgtcggcgctcTCCGTGCAGgcacggtcgccgccggcggtggaaGCCGCGGCGCACTTGGACCGgagcgcgacggcgccgccgggcgaCCGTTGCGCGGGGCGGTACATCTACATGTACGAACTCCCGCCGCGCTTCAACGACGACCTCGTCCGCGACTGCAAGAAGCTATGGCGGTTCTACGACATGTGCCCGCTCTTGGCCAACTCCGGCATGGGCCGGCCGCTGGGCGACGAGGGCGGCGTCTTCTTCCCCCACGGCTGGTACGCCACCAACCAGTTCACGCTCGATCTCATCTTCCACGTCCGGATGAAGGGCTACGACTGCCTCACCGGCGACccgtccctcgccgccgccgtgtacgTCCCCTTTTACGCCAGCCTCGACGGCGGGAGGCACATGTGGAATAGCACCTCGCTGCGTGACGCGCTCGGCGTCGACCTCGTCGCGTGGCTGGCAGAGCGCCCGCCGTGGCGCGCCATGGGCGGCCGCGACCACTTCATGGTGGCCGGACGGACCGCCTGGGACTTCCGGCGCTACGACGACGTCGACGAGCAGTGGGGCACCAAGCTGCTCAACTTCCCGGCCGTCCAGAACATGACGGTGCTCGTCCTGGAGACCAGCCCGTGGCGCCGGGCCAACTTCGCCGTGCCCTACCCGACCTACTTCCACCCGGAGGCGGCCGCGGACGTCGCCGCCTGGCAGGAAAAGGTGCGCGGGGCGGAGCGCACGTGGCTCTTCGCGTTCGCCGGCGCGCCACACCCGTGGCAGCGCGAGACCGTGCGGCCGCAGATCTTCCAGCAGTGCGGCGCGTCGAGCCGCTGCAAGCTCTTCCGGTGCAGCGGCAAGGGTGACGCCAACAGCTGCAAGTCGCCGGGCGCCGTGATGCGCGTGTTCGAGATCTCGGAGTTCTGCCTGCAGCCGCGCGGGGACTCGCTGACGCGGCGGTCCATGTTCGACGCCATCTTGGCCGGGTGCATCCCGGTGTTCTTCCACCCCGGGTCGGCGTACACGCAGTACACGCTGCACCTGCCCAAGGAACCCAACAGCTGGTCGGTGCTCATCATGCACACGGAGGTGAGCGAGCGGAACGTGAGCATCGAGGAGAGGCTGAGCAAGATCCCGCCGGAGACGGTGAAGGCGATGCGGGAGGAGGTGATCCGGCTCATCCCGAGGGTGGTGTACGCGGACCCGACGTCGAGGCGCGTCGATTTCAAGGACGCGTTCGACGTCGCGGTGGAGGCGGTCATTGACCGGGTGgccaagcggcggcggggagacgCCGACGCACGCTGA